The Opitutaceae bacterium genome has a window encoding:
- the acs gene encoding acetate--CoA ligase, which yields MTTQNITSVAGESKKLQPPASFKSQASVKSFAEYGRLYDESVNAPEKFWAKQATELLLWRKPWKKVLQWKPPFAKWFVGGQLNVAENCLDRHLGTARENKAAIIFEGEPGDVRTLTYKQLHQEVCRLANVLEGLGLKKGDRVAIYMPMVPEAAVAMLACARIGAIHTVIFGGFSSEAIKDRVNDCQASLIITADGGWRRGKVVDLKANVDRALAGTSTVKNVIVLNRTGTKVEMVPGRDHWWSDLMAKASFKHKPKAFDSETPLFILYTSGSTGKPKGVLHTSGGYLLGTTITSKYVFDLKESDTYWCTADIGWITGHSYVVYGILSCGATTLIYEGAPNHPEPDRFWSIIDRHKVSILYTAPTAIRAFMRWGDDYVKKHDLTSLRLLGTVGEPINPEAWKWYHRVIGGGRCPIVDTWWQTETGSIMITSLPGAVPMKPGSATVPFFGVVPKVFDETGAVVPKNTGGKLVITHPWPAMLRTLWNDDERYRNQYWGEFKNTYFTGDGCRQDLDSYFWIVGRIDDVLNVSGHRLGTAEIESALVSHPDVAEAAVVGRPDDLKGSAIVAFVTVKSGIQPDEALKQTLRAHVAKEIGALARPDTIRFAAALPKTRSGKIMRRLLKEIAAGGAVTGDTTTLEDFAVLATLKSE from the coding sequence ATGACAACTCAGAACATCACTTCCGTCGCTGGTGAGAGTAAGAAATTACAACCACCGGCTTCGTTTAAAAGCCAAGCCTCAGTTAAGAGTTTCGCAGAGTATGGTAGACTCTATGACGAGTCTGTCAATGCTCCGGAAAAATTCTGGGCGAAGCAGGCAACCGAGCTGCTCTTGTGGCGGAAACCGTGGAAGAAAGTTCTGCAATGGAAGCCTCCGTTTGCCAAATGGTTCGTCGGGGGCCAGCTCAACGTGGCTGAGAACTGCCTCGACCGGCATCTCGGGACCGCCCGGGAAAACAAGGCGGCGATCATCTTCGAGGGCGAGCCCGGCGACGTGCGCACCCTCACCTACAAGCAACTCCATCAGGAGGTCTGCCGGCTTGCCAATGTGCTCGAGGGCCTCGGACTGAAGAAGGGCGACCGGGTCGCTATCTACATGCCGATGGTTCCGGAAGCGGCCGTCGCCATGCTGGCGTGTGCCCGGATCGGTGCCATCCACACCGTGATTTTCGGTGGTTTCAGCTCCGAGGCGATCAAGGACCGGGTCAACGACTGCCAGGCCTCCCTCATCATCACGGCCGACGGCGGTTGGCGGCGCGGCAAGGTGGTCGATCTCAAGGCCAATGTCGACCGCGCGCTCGCCGGCACCTCCACGGTCAAGAACGTCATCGTCCTGAATCGGACCGGAACGAAGGTCGAAATGGTGCCCGGCCGGGACCATTGGTGGAGCGACCTGATGGCTAAGGCCTCATTCAAGCACAAACCCAAGGCCTTCGACAGCGAGACCCCTCTGTTCATTCTCTACACCAGTGGCAGCACCGGCAAGCCCAAGGGCGTCCTGCACACTTCGGGCGGCTACCTCCTCGGCACGACCATCACGTCAAAGTACGTGTTCGATCTGAAGGAGTCGGACACCTATTGGTGCACGGCGGATATCGGCTGGATCACCGGTCACAGCTACGTGGTCTACGGGATCCTCAGCTGCGGAGCCACCACCCTGATCTACGAAGGAGCACCCAACCATCCGGAACCCGACCGCTTCTGGTCGATCATCGACCGGCACAAGGTCTCCATTCTCTACACCGCGCCGACCGCCATCCGCGCCTTCATGCGCTGGGGCGACGACTACGTCAAGAAGCACGATCTGACCTCCCTCCGCCTGCTCGGAACGGTCGGCGAGCCGATCAATCCGGAGGCCTGGAAATGGTACCACCGCGTCATTGGTGGCGGACGGTGCCCGATCGTGGATACCTGGTGGCAGACGGAGACCGGATCGATCATGATCACCTCGCTCCCCGGCGCAGTCCCGATGAAGCCGGGCTCGGCCACCGTTCCGTTCTTCGGTGTGGTTCCCAAGGTTTTTGATGAGACCGGGGCGGTCGTGCCCAAGAATACGGGCGGCAAACTCGTCATCACCCATCCATGGCCGGCCATGCTCCGGACCCTCTGGAACGACGACGAGCGCTACAGGAACCAGTACTGGGGTGAGTTCAAGAACACCTACTTCACCGGCGACGGCTGCCGGCAGGACCTCGATTCCTATTTCTGGATCGTCGGTCGGATCGATGATGTGCTCAATGTGTCGGGCCACCGGCTGGGCACGGCCGAGATCGAAAGCGCTCTCGTGAGTCACCCCGACGTGGCGGAAGCCGCCGTGGTCGGCCGGCCGGATGACCTCAAGGGCAGCGCCATCGTCGCCTTTGTCACCGTGAAAAGCGGGATCCAGCCGGATGAAGCCCTCAAGCAGACCCTGCGGGCCCACGTCGCCAAGGAGATCGGAGCACTCGCCCGTCCGGATACCATCCGGTTCGCCGCGGCCCTCCCAAAAACCCGAAGCGGCAAGATCATGCGGCGACTGCTCAAGGAGATCGCGGCGGGTGGCGCCGTCACCGGCGATACCACAACCCTCGAGGACTTTGCCGTCCTCGCCACCCTGAAGTCCGAGTAG
- a CDS encoding type II secretion system protein — protein MAYSSEINPVRFPVPTSVRRMRSGRGDRGWTLIEILMVLTIIAILVGITLGVSTGVHRRTAIGRAKANLAVLSTALEAYRTQYGDYPWIPAAFPSGISSNEELLFNALAGKVGPKGASLNGKVFVDLSRMNLQNETLPDPGNSLSVSNTFIDPWGQSFRYFHKEEGSEGDWDSPAFRLFSVGVDGLSDDPDSSGLVDYETAKNLDNVYAGKN, from the coding sequence ATGGCCTATTCTTCCGAGATCAACCCGGTCCGGTTCCCGGTCCCTACATCCGTTCGTCGGATGCGGTCGGGCAGGGGTGATCGCGGTTGGACCCTGATCGAGATTCTGATGGTCCTGACCATCATCGCGATTCTCGTAGGCATTACGCTGGGGGTGTCGACGGGTGTTCATCGGCGAACGGCCATCGGTCGAGCGAAGGCGAATCTGGCGGTGTTGAGCACGGCACTGGAGGCCTACCGGACCCAGTATGGAGACTATCCTTGGATTCCGGCCGCCTTCCCCTCTGGAATCTCCAGCAATGAAGAGCTTCTCTTTAATGCACTGGCCGGGAAAGTGGGTCCGAAAGGTGCTTCGCTGAACGGGAAGGTCTTTGTCGATCTTTCGCGGATGAATCTGCAAAATGAGACTCTCCCGGACCCCGGTAATTCTCTTTCGGTATCCAATACGTTTATTGACCCATGGGGCCAATCCTTCCGCTATTTCCATAAGGAGGAAGGAAGTGAGGGCGATTGGGACAGCCCTGCCTTTCGTCTGTTTTCGGTCGGGGTCGACGGACTCTCCGATGATCCGGATTCTTCCGGCCTGGTGGACTACGAAACGGCCAAGAACCTCGATAATGTGTATGCCGGGAAGAATTGA
- a CDS encoding type II secretion system protein, with the protein MPGRIEVESIHGSKARGFTLIELLAVIGLITVILGVLSFSLEGGGTAVGLQNGQAMVSSLVSAARGKAALTGNGSRLVLVADADHPNEYLRCLAVLYIDQSGSWVQNDDLVYLPESIGVVPPDSVTVPVVDGIVWGTAEVSEFSSGSTMSVEIDGHLMDCWYVSFTSRGTVDGSGLQIVLSTVQRTADGFAFDNPSNMRGLRISSYGVQTLIDGADGFPSG; encoded by the coding sequence ATGCCGGGAAGAATTGAGGTTGAATCGATTCATGGTTCGAAAGCGCGTGGATTCACGCTGATCGAGCTTCTGGCTGTCATCGGCCTGATTACCGTCATTCTTGGTGTTCTTTCCTTCTCACTCGAAGGAGGTGGAACGGCAGTGGGTCTGCAGAATGGACAGGCGATGGTGAGTTCACTGGTCTCGGCGGCAAGGGGCAAGGCGGCCTTGACCGGAAATGGATCGCGCCTTGTACTTGTCGCCGACGCCGACCATCCCAACGAGTATCTTCGCTGTCTGGCTGTTCTATACATAGATCAATCGGGGAGTTGGGTCCAGAATGATGACTTGGTCTACCTCCCTGAGAGTATCGGTGTGGTTCCTCCGGATTCCGTCACCGTGCCGGTGGTCGACGGGATTGTCTGGGGAACGGCTGAAGTATCCGAGTTTTCATCGGGTTCGACCATGTCGGTAGAAATCGACGGACATTTGATGGATTGCTGGTACGTGTCATTCACCTCCAGAGGGACGGTTGATGGGTCGGGGTTGCAGATCGTGCTTTCCACTGTTCAGCGAACTGCCGACGGCTTTGCCTTTGATAATCCATCCAATATGAGGGGGCTCAGAATCAGCAGTTATGGTGTCCAGACATTGATTGATGGCGCTGACGGCTTTCCATCGGGATGA